In the Streptomyces formicae genome, one interval contains:
- a CDS encoding ABC transporter permease → MKKFDKERVLLAVAGPVIALVVAVVLTSGVLLASGKSPIEPYSLMFEQATFSDVQVLIINQAGMYYLAALAVAIGFRMNLFNIGVDGQYRLAAMVTAVVGTHLALPSFLQIPMLMAVAMLTGAFWAGIAGVLKTTRGVSEVVATIMLNAIATSVIAYFTLTENFGVPVGNNQTTGVMKESGWFPGISMGESGEIYGFVFVAVLAGVLYWLVLNRTRFGFDLRATGASESAAAASGVNAKRMVLSAMLISGAVSGLAGLPILLGDTHTYSLSFPAGLGFTAIGIALLGRNNPVGIALAALLWAFLDKASPALDYATPEPYDKEIAVIMQGIIVIAVVVSYEAVGRWGLRRQQQRVGEELAAAARANGNNDSAKEVAAR, encoded by the coding sequence ATGAAGAAGTTCGACAAGGAGCGCGTGCTCCTCGCGGTGGCCGGACCGGTCATCGCCCTGGTCGTGGCCGTGGTGCTGACCTCGGGCGTGCTGCTCGCCTCGGGCAAGAGCCCGATCGAGCCGTACAGCCTGATGTTCGAGCAGGCCACCTTCTCCGACGTCCAGGTGCTGATCATCAACCAGGCCGGGATGTACTACCTGGCCGCGCTCGCGGTGGCCATCGGCTTCCGGATGAACCTGTTCAACATCGGTGTGGACGGCCAGTACCGGCTCGCCGCGATGGTGACCGCCGTCGTCGGCACGCACCTCGCGCTGCCGTCCTTCCTGCAGATCCCGATGCTCATGGCGGTCGCCATGCTCACCGGCGCCTTCTGGGCAGGCATCGCGGGTGTCCTCAAGACCACGCGCGGCGTCAGCGAGGTCGTCGCCACGATCATGCTCAACGCCATCGCGACGAGCGTCATCGCCTACTTCACCCTCACCGAGAACTTCGGCGTCCCGGTCGGCAACAACCAGACCACGGGCGTGATGAAGGAGTCCGGCTGGTTCCCGGGCATCAGCATGGGCGAGTCCGGCGAGATCTACGGCTTCGTGTTCGTCGCGGTCCTCGCGGGCGTCCTGTACTGGCTGGTCCTCAACCGCACCCGCTTCGGCTTCGACCTGCGCGCCACCGGCGCCTCCGAGTCGGCCGCCGCGGCCAGCGGCGTCAACGCCAAGCGGATGGTGCTGAGCGCGATGCTCATCTCCGGCGCGGTCTCGGGCCTCGCGGGCCTGCCGATCCTGCTCGGCGACACCCACACCTACAGCCTCTCCTTCCCCGCGGGCCTCGGGTTCACGGCCATCGGCATCGCACTGCTCGGCCGCAACAACCCGGTCGGCATCGCGCTCGCCGCGCTGCTCTGGGCCTTCCTCGACAAGGCTTCGCCCGCCCTCGACTACGCCACGCCCGAGCCGTACGACAAGGAAATCGCGGTGATCATGCAGGGCATCATCGTGATCGCGGTCGTCGTCTCCTACGAGGCCGTGGGCCGTTGGGGCCTGCGCCGCCAGCAGCAGCGCGTGGGTGAGGAACTGGCCGCCGCCGCACGGGCGAACGGCAACAACGACTCCGCGAAGGAGGTGGCTGCCCGATGA
- a CDS encoding BMP family lipoprotein, with protein sequence MRRVSKLSQVAVAVASLALAASACGKTSDEASKDDGKDKGSAGSSEYKGKGIGLAYDIGGKGDQSFNDAAYAGYSKAREEFKIGGVDMEPGDGESSADKVQRLEQLARQGYDPVVGVGFVYAPAVQAAAKKYPDTTFGIIDDNTVKADNVVDLVFHEEQGSYLAGVAAAKVSKAKHVGFVGGVDIPLIHKFEAGFVQGVKSVDPKIEIEKRYLTEKPEEGGFSSPDKGQNAASGQIEAGADVIYHAAGLSGQGVIQEVGSQKKWAIGVDSDQYKQKALAKYKDHILGSAFKDVGGAVYDLTKSVVQGKPMKGEQRYDLKSGRVGFSDSNPKYTAMKDVVAAVEKAKKDIISGKVKVKIAP encoded by the coding sequence ATGCGTCGTGTATCGAAACTTTCCCAAGTGGCCGTGGCGGTGGCGAGCCTCGCCCTCGCGGCCTCCGCGTGCGGCAAGACCAGCGACGAGGCGTCGAAGGACGACGGCAAGGACAAGGGGTCCGCCGGTTCGTCGGAGTACAAGGGCAAGGGCATCGGCCTCGCCTACGACATCGGCGGCAAGGGCGACCAGTCCTTCAACGACGCCGCCTACGCGGGCTACTCGAAGGCCCGCGAGGAGTTCAAGATCGGCGGCGTGGACATGGAGCCGGGCGACGGCGAGTCCAGCGCCGACAAGGTCCAGCGCCTCGAACAGCTCGCCAGGCAGGGCTACGACCCGGTCGTCGGCGTCGGCTTCGTCTACGCGCCCGCCGTGCAGGCCGCCGCGAAGAAGTACCCCGACACCACCTTCGGGATCATCGACGACAACACCGTGAAGGCGGACAACGTCGTCGACCTGGTCTTCCACGAGGAGCAGGGCTCCTATCTCGCGGGGGTCGCCGCGGCCAAGGTCTCCAAGGCCAAGCACGTCGGCTTCGTGGGCGGCGTGGACATCCCGCTCATCCACAAGTTCGAGGCGGGCTTCGTCCAGGGCGTGAAGTCCGTGGACCCGAAGATCGAGATCGAGAAGCGCTATCTGACCGAGAAGCCCGAGGAGGGCGGCTTCTCCAGCCCCGACAAGGGGCAGAACGCCGCCAGCGGTCAGATCGAGGCCGGAGCGGACGTGATCTACCACGCCGCCGGGCTCTCCGGGCAGGGCGTCATCCAGGAGGTCGGCTCGCAGAAGAAGTGGGCGATCGGCGTCGACTCCGACCAGTACAAGCAGAAGGCCCTCGCCAAGTACAAGGACCACATCCTCGGCTCGGCCTTCAAGGACGTCGGCGGTGCGGTCTACGACCTGACGAAGTCGGTCGTCCAGGGCAAGCCGATGAAGGGCGAGCAGCGCTACGACCTCAAGTCGGGCCGCGTCGGGTTCTCCGACTCCAATCCGAAGTACACGGCGATGAAGGACGTCGTCGCCGCCGTGGAGAAGGCCAAGAAGGACATCATCAGCGGCAAGGTCAAGGTCAAGATCGCGCCATAG
- a CDS encoding ABC transporter permease has product MSTASVAKPPAKQPAAGRRRISLPVLMLVIAGVLVLTSVVRMITGADGITSIGQMSTALQLAVPIGLAGLGGLWAERAGVVNIGLEGMLILGTWFGAWAGFQWGPWVGVLFGIIGGALGGLLHAIVTVTFNVNHIVSGVALNILALGATRYLATFAFEGEEGGTSKQSPPVDSLGSFSVPGLSDWLVDLNGKHWFLVSDLAGLLGGLITNLSPLTVVAVAMVPLSWWVLWRTSFGLRLRSCGENPIAAESLGVNVYKYKYLAVVISGGLAGLGGAFLSLVASNIYLEGQTGGRGYIGLAAMIFGNWMPGGLALGAGLFGYTDSLKLRGGGTNVHALLLLIAILLVIGAVYLAWRKRYVPAVITAAISALMFLWYGLTDEVPNQVVTATPYVVTLLVLSLSAQRLRMPKADGMPYRRGQGK; this is encoded by the coding sequence ATGAGTACGGCATCCGTGGCCAAGCCCCCGGCCAAGCAGCCCGCCGCGGGCCGCCGCCGCATCTCGCTCCCCGTCCTGATGCTGGTCATCGCGGGCGTCCTGGTGCTGACCTCCGTGGTCCGCATGATCACCGGCGCCGACGGCATCACGTCCATCGGACAGATGTCGACGGCCCTCCAGCTCGCCGTGCCGATCGGGCTCGCGGGCCTCGGCGGCCTGTGGGCCGAGCGCGCGGGCGTGGTCAACATCGGTCTCGAGGGCATGCTGATCCTCGGCACCTGGTTCGGCGCCTGGGCGGGCTTCCAGTGGGGCCCCTGGGTGGGCGTCCTGTTCGGGATCATCGGCGGCGCGCTCGGCGGTCTGCTGCACGCGATCGTGACGGTCACCTTCAACGTCAACCACATCGTCTCCGGTGTGGCCCTCAACATCCTCGCCCTGGGCGCCACCCGCTACCTCGCCACCTTCGCCTTCGAGGGCGAGGAGGGCGGCACCTCCAAGCAGTCGCCGCCGGTCGACTCGCTCGGCAGCTTCTCCGTGCCGGGCCTGTCCGACTGGCTCGTCGACCTCAACGGCAAGCACTGGTTCCTGGTCTCCGACCTCGCGGGCCTGCTCGGCGGTCTGATCACCAACCTGTCGCCGCTCACCGTGGTCGCCGTGGCGATGGTCCCGCTGAGCTGGTGGGTCCTGTGGCGCACCTCGTTCGGCCTGCGCCTGCGCTCCTGCGGCGAGAACCCGATCGCGGCCGAGTCGCTCGGCGTGAACGTCTACAAGTACAAGTACCTGGCCGTGGTCATCTCCGGCGGCCTCGCGGGCCTCGGCGGCGCCTTCCTCTCCCTGGTCGCCTCCAACATCTACCTGGAGGGCCAGACCGGCGGCCGAGGCTACATCGGCCTCGCCGCGATGATCTTCGGCAACTGGATGCCGGGCGGACTCGCGCTCGGCGCGGGCCTGTTCGGTTACACCGACAGCCTGAAGCTCCGGGGTGGCGGCACGAACGTGCACGCGCTGCTGCTGCTCATCGCGATCCTGCTGGTCATCGGCGCGGTCTACCTCGCCTGGCGCAAGCGCTACGTGCCCGCGGTGATCACCGCGGCGATCTCCGCGCTGATGTTCCTGTGGTACGGCTTGACCGACGAGGTGCCCAACCAGGTCGTCACCGCGACTCCGTACGTCGTGACCCTGCTGGTCCTCTCGCTCTCCGCCCAGCGCCTGCGGATGCCGAAGGCGGACGGAATGCCCTACCGAAGGGGACAAGGCAAGTGA
- a CDS encoding BMP family lipoprotein, with protein sequence MRRVSRIAVAGAATAALAVSVSACGGTSSDAAASKDDKNKGVAIAYDVGGAGDQSFNDAATEGMKKAAAEFKTGEKAVEPVDGESDADKAQRLTQLAKQGYNPVIGVGYAYAPAIKEVSAKFPKVSFGIVDDETVKAKNVSDLVFSEQEASYLAGVTAAKVTKSKTVGFVGGVDVPLIHKFEAGFVQGVKDTNPKVKVVKQYLTEKAEDGGFTSPDKGKTATQGHIEKGADVVYHAAGLSGQGVIEAAAAKKVWAIGVDSDQYKQDALAKYKKYILTSATKDVAGSVYNLAKAVEDGNAKGGVVRADLASGGVALTDSNPEFKKMTDVQAAVKKAEEGIKSGKIKVKAKP encoded by the coding sequence ATGCGCCGGGTGTCTCGAATAGCTGTCGCGGGCGCCGCGACCGCCGCCCTCGCCGTCTCCGTCTCTGCCTGCGGTGGCACGTCAAGCGACGCCGCCGCCAGCAAGGACGACAAGAACAAGGGCGTCGCCATCGCCTACGACGTCGGCGGCGCCGGCGACCAGTCGTTCAACGACGCCGCGACCGAGGGCATGAAGAAGGCCGCCGCCGAGTTCAAGACCGGCGAGAAGGCCGTCGAGCCGGTCGACGGCGAGTCGGACGCCGACAAGGCGCAGCGCCTGACGCAGCTCGCGAAGCAGGGCTACAACCCGGTCATCGGCGTCGGCTACGCCTACGCCCCGGCGATCAAGGAAGTCTCCGCGAAGTTCCCGAAGGTCTCCTTCGGCATCGTCGACGACGAGACCGTCAAGGCCAAGAACGTCTCCGACCTGGTCTTCAGCGAGCAGGAGGCGTCCTACCTGGCAGGCGTCACCGCCGCCAAGGTCACCAAGTCCAAGACCGTCGGCTTCGTGGGCGGCGTGGACGTGCCGCTCATCCACAAGTTCGAGGCGGGCTTCGTCCAGGGCGTCAAGGACACCAACCCCAAGGTCAAGGTCGTCAAGCAGTACCTGACCGAGAAGGCCGAGGACGGCGGGTTCACCAGCCCCGACAAGGGCAAGACCGCCACCCAGGGCCACATCGAGAAGGGCGCCGACGTGGTCTACCACGCCGCGGGCCTCTCCGGTCAGGGCGTCATCGAGGCCGCCGCCGCCAAGAAGGTCTGGGCGATCGGCGTCGACTCCGACCAGTACAAGCAGGACGCGCTCGCCAAGTACAAGAAGTACATCCTGACCTCGGCGACCAAGGACGTCGCGGGCTCGGTCTACAACCTGGCGAAGGCCGTCGAGGACGGCAACGCCAAGGGCGGCGTCGTCCGCGCCGACCTCGCCTCCGGCGGTGTCGCGCTGACCGACTCGAACCCCGAGTTCAAGAAGATGACGGATGTCCAGGCCGCGGTGAAGAAGGCCGAAGAGGGCATCAAGAGCGGCAAGATCAAGGTCAAGGCCAAGCCGTAG
- a CDS encoding thymidine phosphorylase: protein MDVISVIRTKRDRGELSDEQIDWVIDAYTRGAVADEQMSSLAMAILLNGMNRKEIARWTAAMIASGERMDFSSLSRPTADKHSTGGVGDKITLPLAPLVAACGAAVPQLSGRGLGHTGGTLDKLEAIPGWRALLSNEEMLNVLEGVGSVICAAGDGLAPADKKLYALRDVTGTVEAIPLIASSIMSKKIAEGTGSLVLDVKVGTGAFMKNLDDARELASTMVELGTDSGVRTVALLTDMSTPLGLTAGNALEVRESVEVLAGGGPADVVELTLALAREMLDAAGLPDADPAKALADGSAMDVWRRMIAAQGGDPDAELPVARERHVVTAPSSGVLTRLDAYDIGVAAWRLGAGRARKEDVVQAGAGVELHVRPGAAVVQGQPLLTLHTDTPSRFAYALQSLEGAYDIAPVGTGFSPGAIVLGRVG, encoded by the coding sequence ATGGACGTCATCTCTGTCATCCGCACCAAGCGCGACCGGGGCGAGCTCAGCGACGAGCAGATCGACTGGGTCATCGACGCGTACACGCGCGGCGCGGTCGCCGACGAACAGATGTCGTCCCTGGCCATGGCGATCCTCCTGAACGGCATGAACCGCAAGGAGATCGCCCGCTGGACCGCCGCGATGATCGCGTCCGGTGAGCGCATGGACTTCTCCTCCCTGTCCCGCCCCACCGCCGACAAGCACTCCACGGGCGGCGTCGGCGACAAGATCACGCTGCCGCTCGCCCCGCTGGTCGCCGCGTGCGGGGCCGCGGTGCCGCAGCTGTCGGGCAGGGGCCTCGGCCACACCGGCGGCACGCTCGACAAGCTGGAGGCCATTCCCGGCTGGCGGGCGCTGCTCTCCAACGAGGAGATGCTGAACGTCCTGGAGGGCGTCGGCTCGGTGATCTGCGCGGCGGGCGACGGCCTGGCTCCCGCCGACAAGAAGCTGTACGCGCTCCGCGACGTGACGGGCACGGTGGAGGCGATCCCGCTGATCGCCTCGTCCATCATGTCCAAGAAGATCGCCGAGGGCACGGGCTCCCTGGTCCTCGACGTGAAGGTCGGCACCGGCGCCTTCATGAAGAACCTCGACGACGCGCGCGAACTGGCCTCCACGATGGTCGAGTTGGGCACGGACAGCGGCGTGCGCACGGTGGCGCTCCTCACCGACATGTCGACGCCACTCGGCCTGACGGCGGGCAACGCGCTCGAAGTCCGCGAATCGGTGGAGGTCCTCGCGGGCGGCGGCCCCGCGGACGTCGTCGAACTCACCCTCGCCCTGGCCCGCGAGATGCTGGACGCGGCGGGCCTGCCGGACGCCGACCCGGCGAAGGCGCTGGCCGACGGCTCCGCGATGGACGTCTGGCGCCGCATGATCGCGGCGCAGGGGGGCGACCCGGACGCGGAGTTGCCGGTGGCACGGGAGCGGCACGTGGTGACGGCCCCCTCGTCCGGCGTCCTCACCCGCCTCGACGCGTACGACATCGGCGTGGCCGCCTGGCGTCTCGGCGCGGGGCGGGCCCGCAAGGAGGACGTGGTGCAGGCGGGCGCGGGCGTCGAACTCCACGTGAGGCCGGGGGCGGCCGTGGTGCAGGGCCAGCCTCTCCTCACCCTCCACACGGACACACCGTCCCGCTTCGCGTACGCGCTCCAGTCGCTGGAGGGGGCGTACGACATCGCTCCCGTCGGCACGGGTTTCTCGCCGGGGGCGATTGTGCTGGGGCGGGTTGGCTAG
- a CDS encoding M20 family metallopeptidase, with the protein MSRESEAEPGSESAPAEALPGALPEALRAELVAFRRDLHMHPELGNQEFRTTAALKARLEEAGLKPRVLAIGTGLTCDIGDWDGVRPMLALRADIDALPIPDTKTGVPYRSTVPDRAHACGHDVHTTVVLGAGLVLADLAARGQLPHPVRLIFQPAEEVLPGGAPDAIESGVLDGVGRIVGVHCDPRVDAGRIGLRHGPITSACDRLEVALDGPGGHTARPHLTTDLVTAAAKVVTEVPALVARRIDARSGLSVTWGRIESGHACNVIPQHAELSGTVRCLDLKAWRQAPDLVHGAIQEVAELYRAKPEINYIRGVPPVVNDPSVTDLLREAMTERRGPLAVEDTEQSLGGEDFSWYLEHVPGAMARLGVRKPGERTVRDLHQGDFDADESAITAGVELFTAAALLDAGRE; encoded by the coding sequence ATGTCCCGCGAGTCCGAAGCCGAGCCGGGATCCGAGTCCGCTCCCGCGGAAGCACTGCCCGGCGCGCTGCCCGAAGCGCTGCGCGCCGAACTCGTCGCCTTCCGCCGCGACTTGCACATGCACCCCGAGCTCGGCAACCAGGAGTTCCGTACCACCGCGGCCCTCAAGGCCCGCCTAGAGGAGGCGGGGCTCAAGCCCCGTGTGCTCGCCATTGGTACGGGGCTGACCTGCGACATCGGCGACTGGGACGGCGTGAGGCCCATGCTCGCGCTGCGCGCCGACATCGACGCGCTGCCCATCCCCGACACCAAGACGGGCGTCCCGTACCGCTCGACCGTGCCCGACCGCGCCCACGCCTGCGGACACGACGTGCACACCACGGTCGTGCTCGGCGCGGGGCTCGTCCTCGCCGACCTCGCCGCGCGCGGCCAACTGCCCCACCCCGTCCGGCTGATCTTCCAGCCCGCCGAGGAGGTCCTGCCGGGCGGCGCGCCCGACGCCATCGAGTCGGGTGTCCTCGACGGCGTCGGCCGGATCGTCGGAGTGCACTGCGACCCCCGCGTCGACGCGGGCCGCATCGGCCTGCGGCACGGGCCCATCACCTCCGCCTGCGACCGCCTCGAAGTCGCGCTGGACGGCCCCGGCGGGCACACCGCGCGCCCGCACCTCACCACCGACCTCGTGACCGCCGCCGCCAAGGTCGTCACCGAGGTCCCCGCCCTGGTCGCCCGGCGCATCGACGCCCGCTCCGGTCTCTCGGTGACCTGGGGCCGCATCGAGTCCGGGCACGCCTGCAACGTGATCCCGCAGCACGCCGAGCTCTCCGGGACGGTGCGCTGCCTGGACCTCAAGGCCTGGCGGCAGGCGCCCGACCTGGTGCACGGCGCCATCCAGGAGGTCGCCGAGCTCTACCGGGCCAAGCCCGAGATCAACTACATCCGGGGCGTGCCGCCCGTGGTCAACGACCCGTCGGTCACCGACCTGCTGCGCGAGGCCATGACCGAGCGGCGCGGCCCGCTCGCCGTCGAGGACACCGAACAGAGCCTCGGCGGCGAGGACTTCTCCTGGTACCTGGAGCACGTGCCGGGCGCCATGGCCCGGCTCGGCGTGCGCAAGCCGGGGGAGCGCACCGTCCGCGACCTCCACCAGGGCGACTTCGACGCCGACGAGTCGGCCATCACGGCCGGCGTGGAACTCTTCACCGCGGCGGCGCTGTTGGACGCGGGCCGGGAGTGA
- a CDS encoding cytidine deaminase: MTTTAVDADWDALREAAREAMSRAYAPYSGFPVGAAALVDDGRTVSGCNVENASYGLGLCAECGLVSQLQLTGGGRLTHFTCVDGKGEILMPCGRCRQLLYEFGGAALLLETSSGVRTLGDLLPDAFGPEHLN, encoded by the coding sequence GTGACGACCACCGCTGTCGACGCCGACTGGGACGCCCTGCGAGAGGCCGCGCGCGAGGCCATGTCCCGTGCGTACGCGCCCTATTCGGGCTTCCCGGTCGGCGCGGCGGCCCTGGTCGACGACGGCCGCACGGTCTCCGGGTGCAACGTCGAGAACGCCTCGTACGGCCTCGGGCTGTGCGCCGAGTGCGGCCTCGTCTCGCAGCTCCAGCTGACCGGCGGCGGCCGTCTCACGCACTTCACCTGCGTGGACGGCAAGGGCGAGATCCTGATGCCGTGCGGCCGCTGCCGTCAGCTCCTGTACGAGTTCGGGGGCGCGGCCCTCCTCCTGGAGACGTCGTCGGGGGTGCGCACGCTCGGCGATCTGCTGCCGGACGCGTTCGGCCCCGAGCACCTCAACTGA
- a CDS encoding ABC transporter ATP-binding protein, translating to MDASTSPPPTGKTTTPASGTAVELSGITKRFPGVVANHDIHLTVRKGTVHALVGENGAGKSTLMKILYGMQKPDEGTITVDGRQVSFAGPADAIVLGIGMVHQHFMLADQLTVLENIVLGSEKLHGIGSAARRRITEISERYGLGVRPDVYVEDLGVADRQRVEILKVLYRGATTLILDEPTAVLVPQEVDALFDNLRELKAEGLSVIFISHKLGEVLSVADDITVIRRGTTVGTAIPSETTPRQLAELMVGSELPTPETAESTVTDRAMIQVENLRLLADGESGRALLDDISFTIHEGEVLGIAGVEGNGQTELIDALIGLKHADSGVIRMAGEDITAVPTRKRREDGIGYIPEDRHRHGLLLESSLWENRILGHVTEKPNAKGFWLDPKGAQADTRRIVEEYDVRTPGIDVTAASLSGGNQQKLIVGREMSHKPRFLIAAHPTRGVDVGAQAQIWDQIREARREGLAVLLISADLDELIGLSDTLRVIYRGRLVADADPAAVTPEELGSAMTGAASGHLEHVEEDPEEGSADTSEDDAR from the coding sequence ATCGACGCGTCCACCAGCCCTCCGCCCACCGGCAAGACCACAACTCCCGCCAGTGGTACCGCTGTTGAGCTCAGCGGCATCACCAAGCGCTTCCCGGGCGTCGTGGCCAACCACGACATCCACCTGACCGTCCGCAAGGGCACCGTGCACGCCCTCGTCGGCGAGAACGGCGCGGGCAAGTCGACCCTGATGAAGATCCTCTACGGCATGCAGAAGCCGGACGAGGGCACCATCACCGTCGACGGCCGGCAGGTCTCCTTCGCCGGCCCCGCCGACGCGATCGTCCTCGGCATCGGCATGGTGCACCAACACTTCATGCTCGCCGACCAGTTGACGGTCCTGGAGAACATCGTCCTGGGCAGCGAGAAGCTGCACGGCATCGGCTCCGCGGCCCGCCGCAGGATCACCGAGATCTCCGAGCGGTACGGCCTCGGGGTGCGCCCCGACGTGTACGTCGAGGACCTCGGCGTCGCCGACCGCCAGCGCGTGGAGATCCTCAAGGTCCTCTACCGGGGCGCCACCACGCTGATCCTGGACGAGCCGACGGCCGTGCTCGTGCCGCAGGAGGTCGACGCGCTCTTCGACAACCTGCGCGAGCTCAAGGCCGAGGGCCTCTCCGTCATCTTCATCTCGCACAAGCTCGGTGAAGTCCTCTCGGTGGCCGACGACATCACGGTCATCCGGCGCGGTACGACGGTGGGCACGGCGATCCCGTCCGAGACGACGCCCCGCCAGCTCGCCGAGCTGATGGTGGGCAGCGAGCTGCCGACGCCGGAGACGGCGGAGTCGACGGTCACGGACCGCGCGATGATCCAGGTCGAGAACCTCAGGCTGCTCGCCGACGGCGAGTCGGGCCGCGCGCTGCTCGACGACATCTCCTTCACGATCCACGAGGGCGAGGTCCTCGGCATCGCGGGCGTCGAGGGCAACGGCCAGACCGAGCTCATCGACGCGCTCATCGGCCTCAAGCACGCCGACTCCGGCGTGATCCGCATGGCGGGCGAGGACATCACCGCCGTGCCCACCCGCAAGCGCCGCGAGGACGGCATCGGCTACATCCCCGAGGACCGCCACCGCCACGGCCTCCTCCTGGAGTCCTCGCTGTGGGAGAACCGCATCCTCGGCCACGTCACCGAGAAGCCGAACGCGAAAGGCTTCTGGCTGGACCCCAAGGGCGCCCAGGCCGACACCCGCCGCATCGTCGAGGAGTACGACGTCCGTACGCCCGGCATCGACGTCACCGCCGCCTCCCTCTCCGGCGGCAACCAGCAGAAGCTGATCGTCGGCCGCGAGATGAGCCACAAGCCGCGCTTCCTGATCGCCGCCCACCCCACCCGCGGTGTGGACGTCGGCGCGCAGGCGCAGATCTGGGACCAGATCCGCGAGGCCCGCCGCGAGGGGCTCGCCGTCCTCCTCATCTCCGCCGACCTAGACGAGCTGATCGGTCTCTCCGACACCCTCCGCGTGATCTACCGCGGACGGCTCGTGGCGGACGCCGACCCGGCCGCCGTCACGCCGGAGGAGCTGGGTTCGGCGATGACGGGCGCGGCCTCCGGTCACCTCGAACACGTAGAAGAAGACCCCGAAGAGGGCTCTGCCGACACTTCGGAGGACGACGCCCGATGA